In one window of Kosmotoga pacifica DNA:
- a CDS encoding AAA family ATPase gives MREVMEFGNKVIKNISRVIIGKNEVIEKLLAAIISEGHVLLNDVPGVGKTMLARSLALSLGLDFKRIQCTPDLLPSDVTGLNILDVKSNEFVFRKGPVFTDILLADEVNRTTPRTQSALLEAMAEKQVTIDGKTHTLSDLFFVIATQNPVEFEGTFPLPEAQLDRFSICMTMGYPEKEQEIQMLHGMKAEHPITELKPASSAEELREIRQKVKQIHLDDSILSYITDLVWKTRRHPDLALGSSPRGSIALMNLSRGLAALKGRDFVVPDDVKEVAVEVLAHRVILKPEARLMRKTKEMVIREILDKTEVPIRNG, from the coding sequence ATGCGTGAGGTAATGGAGTTCGGTAACAAGGTTATAAAGAACATATCAAGAGTGATAATAGGTAAAAACGAAGTCATTGAAAAACTGCTGGCTGCCATAATAAGCGAAGGCCATGTATTGTTGAACGATGTGCCGGGTGTTGGTAAAACGATGCTTGCAAGGAGTCTTGCCCTCTCACTAGGACTGGATTTCAAAAGAATTCAGTGTACCCCGGATCTTTTACCGAGTGACGTAACGGGTTTGAACATCCTGGATGTGAAAAGCAATGAGTTCGTGTTCAGGAAAGGGCCGGTTTTCACAGACATACTCCTCGCTGATGAGGTGAATAGAACAACACCAAGAACCCAGTCAGCGCTCCTCGAAGCCATGGCAGAAAAGCAGGTAACCATAGATGGAAAGACCCATACACTAAGTGATCTGTTCTTTGTTATTGCAACGCAGAACCCTGTGGAATTCGAGGGTACATTTCCTCTTCCCGAAGCCCAGCTCGACCGTTTCTCTATATGTATGACCATGGGATATCCGGAAAAGGAACAGGAAATACAGATGCTTCATGGTATGAAAGCAGAGCACCCTATCACTGAACTCAAACCAGCATCGAGCGCCGAAGAATTACGAGAAATCAGGCAAAAGGTTAAGCAAATACATCTCGATGATTCTATACTTTCATACATCACAGACCTTGTCTGGAAAACACGTAGACACCCTGATCTCGCTCTCGGTTCAAGTCCAAGGGGCTCAATTGCCTTGATGAATCTTTCAAGAGGCCTCGCGGCATTAAAAGGGAGGGATTTTGTAGTTCCGGACGATGTAAAGGAAGTGGCTGTGGAAGTCCTCGCACACAGGGTGATTCTCAAACCTGAAGCCAGACTCATGCGTAAGACCAAAGAAATGGTTATAAGAGAAATTCTAGACAAAACAGAGGTACCGATCAGGAATGGCTAA
- a CDS encoding BMP family ABC transporter substrate-binding protein produces MKRHAILVFVILLVSVLLTAKVLKVAYIYVGPVGDAGWTYAHDLGRQYIEKIFGNAIKTDYIESVSEGAESESVIRSYAQRGYDLIFATSFGYMDSVINVAKKYPKTIFMHCSGYKTAKNVGTYFGRIYEPDFLSGLIAGIMTKSNIVGYVAAYPIPEVVRGINAFALGIKYVNPTAKLHVIWVNSWYDPALEKEAAISLLNIGADVIAQGQDSPAAQQAAEEYGVYSIGYNSDMGNFAPKAYLGAPVWNWGPYYERVIREVMSGTWKSEQYWGGMADGIVDIDISDLVPDTVKKLVSVFKDAIIEGKFHPFSGPIYDQDGNLRIPAGDVASDEELLSMDWFVDNVVGTVPK; encoded by the coding sequence ATGAAAAGACATGCGATTTTGGTTTTTGTGATTTTGCTGGTTTCGGTACTATTGACAGCAAAAGTGTTAAAGGTGGCGTATATCTATGTCGGCCCTGTTGGAGACGCCGGCTGGACTTATGCGCACGACCTCGGAAGGCAGTATATAGAAAAAATATTTGGCAATGCTATCAAAACTGATTACATTGAAAGCGTGTCAGAAGGTGCAGAATCCGAAAGTGTGATAAGAAGCTACGCCCAGAGAGGATATGATTTAATTTTTGCAACGAGTTTTGGTTATATGGATTCGGTTATTAACGTGGCCAAAAAATATCCAAAAACCATTTTCATGCATTGCTCTGGTTATAAAACAGCCAAGAATGTCGGCACGTATTTCGGTAGAATTTACGAACCAGATTTTCTTTCGGGACTTATAGCGGGTATTATGACAAAAAGTAATATCGTAGGGTATGTAGCGGCTTATCCCATTCCCGAGGTTGTAAGGGGAATAAATGCCTTTGCCCTTGGCATAAAATATGTGAACCCAACTGCTAAACTTCACGTCATTTGGGTAAATTCATGGTACGACCCGGCACTGGAAAAGGAAGCGGCGATTTCTTTATTGAACATCGGAGCAGATGTAATAGCACAGGGTCAGGATTCACCGGCTGCACAACAGGCCGCAGAAGAATACGGGGTTTATTCAATTGGCTACAACAGCGATATGGGAAATTTCGCACCTAAAGCATATCTCGGAGCACCGGTGTGGAACTGGGGCCCTTATTATGAGAGGGTTATAAGAGAAGTCATGTCTGGTACCTGGAAAAGCGAACAATACTGGGGCGGCATGGCTGATGGTATCGTAGACATAGACATCAGCGATCTCGTTCCCGATACGGTTAAAAAGCTCGTTTCTGTCTTCAAAGATGCCATCATAGAGGGGAAATTCCATCCCTTTAGCGGCCCCATATACGACCAGGATGGAAACTTGAGAATCCCAGCAGGTGATGTTGCAAGTGATGAAGAACTTCTAAGCATGGATTGGTTTGTGGATAATGTAGTAGGAACTGTCCCAAAATGA
- a CDS encoding efflux RND transporter permease subunit — MFKGYVDALSRGKKLFFVLLVLINFLALIGVFKIRINPDITTLLLSDSPANKAYSEMEKLFNSGEQLIFVVELPEYRDEVEKFKELRRLQSNLESLEGISSISGPTPKTVFSGLRAIKLEEITAQDIPLLKKFLENMGELNPLRKIDGKEFASFNIFLSPEADYRSTVKRIEEVFSNSGFVYYGSGNAFLQKKLVDYILLIIFFIPPLAAGFIFLVFRSQIGSTKNTILSILPAGLGALWTVGLMGWTGKELSIMTILAPIFTIVMGSADGIHYMSHFTDNFDENNRKDTVRKTLEGVGLPMVMTTLTTIVGFLSLLTIGSAGMGQLAIFAATGVGLAGVATWLFLPLITLQIRNFKKISVKPVNRLIPSLISRLWGKRIAFLTAVYVLAAIVGIYFINVEFNQPDMFKKSTWVYKSFDKVKEINGGGIPIFLLIETPGDPLNLETARVVLEKEKELKEKGLVNKAISVYDVMSYLNKNAYNLDSPEYPRNFGIANFLYILASNQAGNPLSNFLLRDKKLSRAILFPRDLKSETLQEIKDTIANWNDEGISFSVVGVPYITKEMNDSVIPKQISSLFVAIALVFVMLLLTFKSFLASIYATFPIGVTLVGMFGLMGYAGIPLNIITATMASITIGVGIDYAIHYSVYFKLMLKTENAANAARKAFEATSRPIVANALGLALGLTALLISPLRFHSYMSALMWFTMLSSSVFTLALLPTIYSKVGKLAGIARDKTKQTVI, encoded by the coding sequence ATGTTTAAAGGCTATGTAGATGCGCTCTCAAGAGGGAAAAAACTTTTTTTTGTCCTGCTGGTTTTGATTAACTTTTTAGCGCTCATAGGCGTATTTAAGATCAGAATAAACCCTGATATCACAACTCTTCTCCTTTCTGACTCACCGGCAAATAAAGCGTATAGCGAAATGGAAAAACTCTTCAATAGCGGTGAGCAGCTGATCTTTGTTGTGGAATTGCCTGAATACCGCGATGAGGTGGAAAAATTCAAAGAGCTCAGGAGACTTCAGTCAAATCTTGAAAGCCTTGAAGGTATTTCAAGCATAAGTGGACCTACACCGAAAACAGTATTTTCAGGTCTTAGAGCAATAAAACTTGAAGAAATAACCGCTCAGGACATACCGCTTTTGAAAAAGTTCCTTGAGAATATGGGAGAGCTTAACCCCCTGAGAAAGATAGATGGCAAAGAATTCGCCAGTTTCAACATTTTCCTTTCACCGGAAGCGGATTATAGAAGCACCGTCAAGAGAATAGAGGAGGTCTTTTCTAACAGCGGGTTTGTCTATTACGGTTCTGGTAACGCCTTCTTGCAGAAAAAACTTGTGGACTATATCCTGCTGATTATTTTTTTCATTCCCCCATTGGCTGCGGGATTTATTTTTCTTGTTTTTAGATCACAAATAGGCTCGACCAAAAACACAATTTTGTCCATTTTACCAGCTGGTCTGGGTGCTCTCTGGACAGTTGGACTCATGGGCTGGACCGGTAAAGAACTCTCCATTATGACTATACTCGCACCTATATTTACGATAGTCATGGGAAGCGCCGATGGTATACACTACATGTCACACTTTACGGACAATTTTGATGAAAACAACAGGAAAGACACTGTCCGAAAAACCCTCGAAGGCGTGGGACTTCCCATGGTGATGACCACTCTCACGACTATCGTTGGTTTCCTCTCACTGCTTACGATCGGTTCAGCTGGTATGGGGCAGCTTGCGATATTCGCAGCAACTGGTGTTGGTCTTGCTGGTGTTGCGACGTGGTTATTCTTGCCCTTGATAACCCTTCAGATAAGAAATTTCAAAAAAATAAGTGTAAAACCTGTCAACAGATTGATACCCAGTCTCATTTCAAGGTTGTGGGGAAAGAGGATTGCATTCTTGACTGCTGTCTACGTATTGGCAGCTATCGTAGGCATATACTTCATAAACGTGGAATTCAACCAGCCCGATATGTTCAAGAAAAGTACCTGGGTATATAAAAGCTTCGATAAAGTCAAAGAGATAAATGGTGGTGGGATACCTATATTCTTGCTCATTGAAACTCCAGGCGATCCACTTAACCTTGAGACGGCACGTGTTGTCCTCGAAAAGGAAAAAGAACTCAAAGAAAAGGGACTTGTTAACAAAGCGATTTCCGTTTATGATGTGATGAGCTATTTGAATAAAAACGCCTACAACCTTGATTCGCCTGAATATCCAAGAAACTTCGGGATAGCCAACTTTTTGTATATTCTCGCCTCAAATCAAGCCGGCAATCCGCTGTCTAACTTCTTGCTGAGAGACAAAAAGCTGTCCAGAGCGATTCTCTTTCCAAGGGATCTGAAAAGCGAGACTCTCCAGGAAATAAAGGACACCATCGCAAATTGGAATGACGAAGGTATCAGCTTTTCTGTTGTGGGAGTGCCTTACATAACAAAAGAAATGAACGATAGTGTGATTCCAAAACAAATAAGTTCTTTATTTGTCGCCATCGCCCTTGTGTTTGTTATGTTGTTATTAACATTCAAAAGTTTTCTGGCTTCGATATATGCTACCTTCCCCATTGGGGTTACTCTTGTGGGGATGTTTGGCCTTATGGGGTACGCAGGTATTCCACTTAATATAATCACTGCAACGATGGCGAGCATAACGATCGGTGTCGGGATAGACTATGCAATACACTATAGCGTGTATTTCAAGCTGATGCTAAAAACCGAGAATGCAGCAAATGCAGCGAGAAAAGCTTTCGAAGCGACATCAAGACCGATAGTAGCTAATGCGCTTGGTCTTGCGTTGGGACTGACAGCATTGCTCATATCGCCCCTGAGATTCCATTCATATATGTCTGCGCTGATGTGGTTCACAATGCTTTCAAGCTCGGTGTTCACCTTGGCTTTGTTACCAACTATATATTCGAAAGTGGGAAAATTGGCAGGAATCGCCAGGGACAAAACCAAACAAACGGTTATTTAA
- a CDS encoding DUF2202 domain-containing protein, producing MKKLVVISIVLLSVMSIFAVSLSDEELNGILQMREEEKLARDVYLELYDIWGLKTFYNIAQSEQTHMDRVGYLIDLYNLQDPALEERGEFTNEDLQALYEKLITQGSASLIDAIKVGMLIEELDIKDLLELMETTNNEDLLTVYEALENGSENHLRAFNRQLEKFSATYEYQYISEELAKEILSGK from the coding sequence ATGAAAAAATTGGTAGTGATTTCAATAGTGCTTCTGTCAGTGATGAGTATCTTTGCGGTTTCACTCAGCGACGAGGAACTAAACGGTATCCTTCAGATGAGAGAAGAAGAAAAGCTCGCAAGAGACGTGTATCTGGAACTCTATGACATATGGGGACTCAAAACATTCTACAACATCGCACAGTCAGAGCAGACCCACATGGATCGCGTAGGATATCTCATAGACCTGTACAACCTTCAAGATCCAGCGCTGGAAGAGCGTGGAGAATTCACCAATGAAGACCTTCAGGCACTCTATGAAAAGCTTATAACTCAGGGAAGCGCGTCACTTATCGATGCGATAAAAGTCGGAATGCTTATTGAGGAATTAGACATAAAAGATTTGCTTGAATTGATGGAAACCACAAATAACGAAGACCTGCTCACTGTGTATGAAGCTCTTGAAAATGGATCAGAAAATCATTTGAGAGCTTTCAACAGGCAACTTGAGAAGTTCAGTGCGACCTATGAGTATCAGTACATAAGTGAAGAGCTGGCAAAGGAAATACTCTCAGGAAAATAA
- a CDS encoding MFS transporter has product MKKSEKIAFGYGDLGLSISWTIVGFYFLYYLTDVAHVNAAWAGFAILIGKIWDAFSDPLFGSFSDRTTSRLGRRRPFILGATIPYGVTFALLWSVPQWSPGLKILYSTIAFLLYTTASTAYAVPYNSLTPELAKTYDERTSLNAYRMFFSILGGLIAGAVPAFIIQHYDVPATGYIVMGLIFGSIVVSSPLVVFLFVREQKRAIRQKNTGARLRIFKDILRNKPFILAVSMYFFTWTGINVLSSTIIYFATYVMNRESEIGLLIGVMFLSSIFFLPLWVKISKKLEKRRAYQLGMLELMLCLLFIAFFGDKLTSFWLYVMVVVTGFGVSAAHVMPFSILPDAIEYDRVISGERREGMYYGLTTFFQKLGTSLMLFVVGLSLNTVGYVPNVPQKPEVLLTIRLLFGGLPGLMFIIGILLMIPYPIDRAFQKKMLEEGEVTK; this is encoded by the coding sequence GTGAAAAAGAGCGAAAAGATAGCCTTTGGCTATGGTGACCTCGGGTTAAGTATTTCATGGACGATCGTCGGTTTTTATTTCCTTTATTACCTCACAGATGTGGCACATGTAAATGCCGCTTGGGCGGGATTTGCTATACTGATTGGAAAAATCTGGGATGCTTTCAGCGACCCACTATTTGGAAGTTTCTCCGATAGAACGACTTCTCGCCTTGGCAGGAGACGTCCCTTCATCCTTGGGGCTACTATACCTTATGGTGTTACCTTTGCTTTGCTCTGGAGTGTGCCCCAGTGGTCGCCGGGGTTAAAAATACTCTATTCCACTATTGCTTTCCTTCTGTACACAACCGCCAGTACAGCCTATGCTGTACCTTATAATTCTCTAACCCCCGAACTGGCGAAAACCTATGACGAAAGAACCAGCCTCAACGCTTATCGTATGTTTTTCTCGATTCTTGGAGGTCTGATCGCTGGAGCGGTTCCTGCGTTCATCATTCAGCATTACGACGTTCCTGCGACAGGTTACATTGTTATGGGACTCATCTTTGGTTCTATCGTCGTAAGTTCACCACTGGTAGTCTTTTTATTTGTGAGAGAGCAGAAAAGAGCTATTCGACAAAAGAACACAGGTGCCAGGCTGAGAATTTTTAAAGACATCCTCAGAAACAAACCTTTCATACTCGCCGTTTCTATGTACTTTTTCACATGGACGGGCATCAACGTACTCTCTTCGACTATCATATATTTTGCTACGTATGTTATGAATAGGGAATCTGAGATAGGGCTGCTCATAGGAGTTATGTTCTTGTCTTCCATCTTCTTTCTACCTCTATGGGTTAAAATCTCGAAGAAGCTCGAAAAGCGCAGGGCTTATCAACTGGGAATGCTGGAACTCATGCTTTGTTTGCTCTTCATAGCGTTTTTTGGAGACAAACTGACGAGCTTCTGGTTATATGTTATGGTGGTCGTTACTGGCTTTGGGGTGTCAGCTGCTCATGTCATGCCTTTTTCTATACTGCCAGACGCAATCGAATACGACCGGGTGATTTCAGGTGAAAGGCGCGAGGGCATGTACTACGGACTCACAACGTTCTTCCAGAAACTCGGCACTTCTTTGATGCTCTTCGTTGTGGGTCTGTCTTTAAACACGGTAGGTTATGTGCCTAACGTACCCCAAAAACCTGAAGTGTTGTTGACAATAAGGTTGCTCTTCGGTGGGTTACCGGGATTGATGTTTATCATCGGTATACTACTGATGATACCTTACCCCATCGACAGGGCCTTCCAAAAGAAAATGCTCGAAGAGGGTGAGGTAACTAAATGA
- a CDS encoding DUF58 domain-containing protein: MAKLSVKSFRSSNGPLIFLTLLSFIWLVFQINVFSLTIAVLSAVLWTEYFLSRYFLKRLTIERQSSRNRAFTDQPLKVRYSIENSFPGNTSVEFVPLIEEATSSSSLKTRKITLKPGQTLQFDTELIFSRRGKKDISSCSIAYKDPLGFFRHWAVFSSPEEVLILPRLMEFESFPLMLRELLTGSKSDFKLLEDPTHLKGIRRYASDPMNRIHWKISAKMRELYTKEFNYTAISKTILYLDLNLTKEVFARTVWSQMRRNYEEQAVLAASSLIRWSYERGNRIELVVVGDKILRTEYSKESWVEIVELLALAEGTDKGVELSDVLFKDIEKLTPSTTLVVFSLYLTDSILPVLLKAKSKCARELVLVMPYGFRDPRYKAGRSFELLPQDMKRLKEKATLLEKEQILVRIVKDNQSLQEVAMEIEEVK, translated from the coding sequence ATGGCTAAGCTCTCTGTAAAATCCTTCAGATCCAGTAACGGGCCCCTGATATTTTTGACCCTATTGAGTTTTATCTGGCTTGTTTTTCAGATTAACGTCTTTTCCCTGACGATCGCTGTCCTATCCGCAGTATTGTGGACAGAATATTTCCTCAGTAGATATTTTTTGAAAAGACTCACTATTGAGAGGCAATCAAGCAGAAACAGGGCGTTCACCGACCAGCCACTAAAAGTGAGATATTCCATTGAAAACTCTTTCCCGGGTAATACGAGCGTGGAGTTTGTACCACTAATAGAGGAGGCTACCAGCAGTTCCAGCCTGAAGACGCGAAAAATCACGCTAAAACCCGGTCAGACGCTACAGTTCGATACCGAATTGATTTTCTCCCGCCGCGGGAAAAAGGATATCTCGAGCTGTTCAATCGCATACAAAGATCCCCTCGGTTTTTTCAGGCACTGGGCGGTCTTCTCAAGCCCAGAAGAAGTGCTCATCCTCCCAAGGCTCATGGAATTTGAGAGCTTCCCCTTGATGCTCAGGGAACTTCTTACTGGTTCGAAAAGTGATTTCAAACTGCTCGAAGATCCAACGCATCTGAAAGGAATAAGACGGTACGCTTCAGACCCGATGAACCGCATTCACTGGAAAATATCAGCCAAGATGCGAGAGCTTTACACAAAAGAGTTTAACTACACCGCAATCAGCAAAACAATTCTCTATCTGGACCTTAATCTTACGAAAGAAGTCTTCGCGCGAACTGTGTGGTCGCAGATGAGGAGAAATTATGAAGAGCAAGCGGTGCTGGCTGCATCTTCTTTGATTCGCTGGAGCTATGAGAGGGGAAACAGGATCGAACTGGTCGTCGTTGGAGATAAAATACTCAGGACTGAATACAGCAAAGAAAGCTGGGTAGAGATAGTGGAATTGTTGGCTCTTGCTGAAGGAACGGACAAAGGAGTAGAACTCTCCGACGTTCTCTTCAAAGACATTGAAAAACTCACACCTTCAACCACACTCGTGGTGTTTTCTCTTTATCTAACGGATTCAATACTGCCTGTCCTGCTGAAAGCTAAATCAAAATGCGCGAGGGAACTCGTACTGGTGATGCCTTACGGGTTCAGAGATCCGCGTTATAAAGCTGGAAGATCCTTCGAGCTACTACCACAGGACATGAAACGCTTGAAAGAAAAGGCAACTCTGCTCGAAAAAGAACAGATACTCGTCCGGATTGTTAAAGACAACCAGT
- a CDS encoding DNA-3-methyladenine glycosylase I — protein sequence MDRFRCPWVGNDPLYIAYHDDEWGVPIHSDRVHFEFLVLEGAQAGLSWSTILKRRENYRRAFDHFNPEVVAQYDGKKIAELLENTGIIRNRQKIHSAVNNARAFLEVQKEFGSFDAYIWGFVGGKQIVNHWKELSEIPAYTELSIAISKDLKKRGFTFVGPTIIYAYMQAVGLVNDHLVSCFRHKEVQN from the coding sequence ATGGATAGGTTCAGATGTCCCTGGGTGGGAAACGATCCACTGTATATCGCTTATCACGATGATGAGTGGGGTGTACCTATACATTCGGATAGGGTTCATTTCGAGTTTCTGGTGCTCGAGGGGGCTCAGGCTGGGTTGAGCTGGTCAACCATTCTCAAGCGCAGAGAAAACTATCGCAGAGCCTTTGATCACTTCAATCCCGAAGTAGTGGCTCAGTATGATGGTAAAAAGATAGCAGAACTTTTAGAGAATACAGGTATCATCAGGAACAGACAAAAAATACACTCCGCTGTAAACAATGCAAGAGCCTTCCTTGAAGTGCAGAAGGAGTTCGGTTCTTTTGATGCCTATATCTGGGGATTTGTCGGTGGCAAACAAATTGTAAATCACTGGAAAGAACTGAGCGAAATTCCCGCATACACAGAACTTTCAATCGCTATTAGTAAAGACCTTAAAAAGCGGGGCTTCACTTTCGTCGGCCCCACCATAATTTATGCGTATATGCAAGCTGTAGGTCTTGTGAACGACCATCTTGTGAGCTGCTTCAGACATAAGGAAGTCCAAAATTAG